The Cyclobacterium amurskyense genome contains the following window.
ATATTTTAGCAAAATGTTTATTGAAGATAGATACGTTGAGAGGTGTAAAAGAACATTTTTTAAAGCCTGTATTGATTACCGGTAATTATGAAAACACAACGATGGTTAAAGGTATAGTAATACAATCAAAAAATTACGATTATGTTGATTCAACTGGACAGTTAAGCTATCTAGACAAATTTAATCCAATAGAAAATCCCTATTTTGTTTCTCAAGACACAAGCTCTACTTACCAATTTTCCTTTATAGGGAATGAAATGGGTTTAGATATATTAGTAGGTCCAACAGGAGAAAGGTATATTATTGAGGTCGATGGAGTAAAAAATGAGTTTGCTAACTGGGATGGTTATTGTTCTTATTATAGAAAGCAGTCAAGATTTGTGAAATTGAATGATTTGAAGAAGCATATTGTGAAAATTTATCCCTCCAGTCAACCTTTAACTTTAGAAGAAAAAAGAAATTCATTGAATAATGAGAGTAGGAAAGCAGACTTTGACGCTAATCCTGAGAAATATGATAAAAATGAATTGATTTTTTCACATATATTTCTGAATGGAACATTGTCTGATTAATCAACTGATAATATGTCAAGGAAACACCATTGATTGGTATGGGGATTAATATTATGAAGACGGTGTTTTTTATGATGTATTTTCAATAAATTATGGTATTGACAGTTTCGCACAATTACAATTAAATGTTAATCCTTCATATCTGCTTCAGCACTATGACCCTCTAAACCAAAATTCAATACCCGACTGGTATAGCGATAGCTTGACAGAGTCAGGTAATTATCAGAAAATTTTCACATCAATAACTGGTTGAGACAGCATTCATTCTCTTCAGTTAAATGTTTCCCCAATCCACACTAGTATTGAATTCAATGGATCAATAATCGATGTTGTCGTTTATCCTAACCCAACAAAAGATAGTAAATCTGCTCCTTTCGTAAAGGAATTGCCCCTTATTGCCCAATTACCACAATTTATGAAATAAGTTCGAAAATCTTATTGCAAAATTCCGCGTAAACATATAACTGCATAATTTCCTATCTTTGAGGCTGAACCAAAAAATCTTTAAAAGCACCTAACGATAGGTATCAGCTTATTCCCTTAAGTAAGGTTACCATTAGGACCTTGTTCAATATGCTATACTTTTACGTTAGAAATCCTTATTAAACATGCCAGATACTACGACGATACAGGATGTCATTAAGGAGCTTGATGTGATTATTGATGAGAGCATCAAGACCAATAGCAGACTAGGTTTGTTTGCTTATATCTATAGACGAACTACTTTTGAGATCGCTTCCGAGATTGCTTTAGGGCACTTTGAGAACAATGCGCGCTTAGAAACTTTAGATGTGGCTTTCGCCAAATTGTATCTGGATGCTTACAGCGCCTATAAAAAAGGCGAAACTATAAGTGCTTCCTGGGCTTATGCTTTTGACCATGTTGGGGATTCATTGACAATTGTGCAACATATAATGTTAGGGATGAATGCTCATATAAACCTGGACCTTGCAGTGGCCACAGCAGCAACAATGTCTGGAGGAGAAATCCGTGATATAGAAAATGATTTCAATAAAGTGAATGACATCCTTTTTCAGATCACCAATGAGTTGCAAGACCGACTTAATCGAGTATCACCCTTAATGATTATTTTAGACATTATAGGGAAAAATAAAGATGAAAAGATCATAAACTTTAGCATGCGTAAAGCG
Protein-coding sequences here:
- a CDS encoding DUF5995 family protein is translated as MPDTTTIQDVIKELDVIIDESIKTNSRLGLFAYIYRRTTFEIASEIALGHFENNARLETLDVAFAKLYLDAYSAYKKGETISASWAYAFDHVGDSLTIVQHIMLGMNAHINLDLAVATAATMSGGEIRDIENDFNKVNDILFQITNELQDRLNRVSPLMIILDIIGKNKDEKIINFSMRKARKHSWNSAKLLWSLGEAHSGNTRNKIDYFVLKLSEHIQSPKSIGIRILLKFIQKFETKEVSAVISELKAD